Proteins from one Salinispora arenicola genomic window:
- a CDS encoding TVP38/TMEM64 family protein — translation MTHDGRRRTIPRGGHHHGSHHRARRHRVGIRLRWRLTRDPATGRFGLLLLLLAGFGVALLVVPRPDPADLPGLADRLGGYAPVTAVIGGALLLVALVPRTFITLASGALFGALEGAAYALGAALLAAAIGFMVGRVLGREFVAERIRGRLARLDGWFTRQNVLGVVTVRLLPIAGFGLVSYGYGTTGARVLPFLVGSVVASAPTAFGYAAVGAAVTSPGQVNWFAAAPAGLGLIASAVLIHRWWRTERNLP, via the coding sequence ATGACCCACGACGGCCGCCGCAGGACCATCCCCCGTGGCGGCCACCACCACGGCTCGCACCACCGCGCCCGCCGTCACCGGGTGGGGATCCGGCTCCGCTGGCGGCTGACGCGCGACCCGGCAACCGGCCGGTTCGGCCTGCTCCTGCTCCTGCTCGCCGGATTCGGGGTGGCGCTGCTCGTGGTTCCCCGACCGGACCCGGCCGACCTGCCCGGATTGGCCGACCGGTTGGGCGGTTACGCCCCGGTTACCGCGGTCATCGGCGGAGCGCTCCTGCTTGTCGCGCTGGTCCCGCGCACCTTCATCACCCTGGCCTCCGGCGCCCTCTTCGGTGCCCTGGAAGGGGCCGCGTACGCGCTCGGCGCGGCACTGCTGGCCGCGGCCATCGGCTTCATGGTCGGCCGGGTACTCGGGCGGGAGTTCGTCGCCGAACGGATTCGCGGTCGCCTCGCCCGGCTGGACGGCTGGTTCACCCGGCAGAACGTGCTCGGAGTGGTCACCGTGCGGCTGCTGCCGATCGCCGGCTTCGGCCTGGTCAGCTACGGCTACGGCACCACCGGCGCACGGGTGTTGCCGTTCCTCGTCGGCAGTGTCGTCGCCTCGGCGCCGACCGCCTTCGGATACGCCGCCGTCGGTGCCGCGGTCACCTCGCCGGGCCAGGTCAACTGGTTCGCCGCCGCCCCGGCCGGGCTCGGCCTGATCGCCAGCGCCGTGCTCATCCACCGCTGGTGGCGGACCGAGCGCAACCTCCCCTGA
- a CDS encoding type 1 glutamine amidotransferase, whose protein sequence is MFSDSLRIVWVYPDLLSTYGDRGNAHILATRAQRRGYPVEVLEIRSDQPLPATADIYLVGGGEDGPQALGAQRLIADGGLHRAVAQGSVVFGVCAGYQLLGSSFFAKGTKCAGLDLLDLSSDRGPARAIGELAGNIDQRLGLPPLSGFENHGGRTHLGPEVSPLAQVTAGIGNDTKTEGAWRGKLLGTYSHGPALARNPALADLLLRWAVGVNQLPPLDDTWSERLRAERHAAVVATARP, encoded by the coding sequence GTGTTCTCTGACAGCCTGCGCATCGTCTGGGTATATCCGGATCTGCTCTCCACCTACGGTGACCGGGGCAACGCACACATCCTGGCCACCCGCGCCCAGCGGCGCGGTTACCCGGTCGAGGTGCTGGAGATCCGCTCTGACCAGCCGCTGCCCGCCACCGCCGACATCTACCTGGTCGGTGGCGGCGAGGACGGCCCGCAGGCGCTCGGCGCCCAGCGACTCATCGCCGACGGGGGCCTGCACCGGGCCGTCGCGCAGGGATCGGTGGTATTCGGCGTCTGCGCCGGGTACCAACTCCTCGGCTCCTCGTTCTTCGCCAAGGGCACCAAGTGCGCCGGCCTGGACCTGCTCGACCTCTCCTCCGACCGGGGCCCCGCCCGGGCCATCGGCGAACTCGCCGGCAACATCGACCAACGGCTGGGCCTGCCGCCGCTGTCCGGTTTCGAGAACCACGGTGGGCGTACCCACCTCGGCCCGGAGGTGTCACCGCTGGCCCAGGTGACCGCCGGGATCGGCAACGACACCAAAACCGAAGGGGCCTGGCGGGGCAAGCTGCTCGGCACCTATTCACACGGACCGGCCCTGGCCCGCAACCCGGCTCTGGCCGACTTGCTGCTGCGCTGGGCGGTCGGGGTCAACCAACTGCCCCCACTGGACGACACCTGGTCCGAACGGCTCCGGGCCGAACGCCACGCCGCTGTGGTCGCCACCGCACGACCATGA
- a CDS encoding MurT ligase domain-containing protein, protein MPLRAKVASSVSRTAAALSRAAGRGDGSVIGGWIGLKIDPELLAHLAAGRAIALISGTNGKTTTTRLATAAVGVLGKVATNSFGANMPTGHTSALAKAGSTPYAVLEVDEHYLAQVLDATDAHVVALLNLSRDQLDRAREVAMMAQLWRAALIRHPELRVIANADDPMVVWAATPPANHDQRITPPQVVWFSAGQRWHDDSWVCPECGSTIARQDNQWWCTGCPLRRPQPQWSVEDDGVTDPTGAWHKVQLQLPGTVNLGNAATALAVAAEFGVRPVDAVLKLGSVTSVAGRYAQVERDGRLIRLLLAKNPASWLEAFDMADEAPTLLSINARDPDGLDTSWLFDVDFAPLRGRQVLITGDRAFDLAVRLDVNGVPFQHVRTFTEAIQATPPGRLEVIANYTAFQDIRAELDRVL, encoded by the coding sequence ATGCCCCTGCGGGCGAAGGTGGCCAGCTCCGTGTCGCGGACCGCCGCGGCCCTGTCGCGGGCCGCGGGCCGCGGCGACGGCTCGGTCATCGGCGGCTGGATCGGCCTCAAAATCGACCCGGAACTGCTCGCCCACCTCGCCGCGGGCCGCGCCATCGCCCTGATCTCCGGTACCAACGGCAAGACCACGACCACCCGGCTCGCCACCGCCGCGGTCGGCGTGCTCGGCAAGGTCGCCACCAACTCGTTCGGCGCTAACATGCCCACCGGGCACACCTCAGCGCTGGCAAAGGCCGGCAGCACCCCGTACGCGGTGCTCGAGGTTGACGAGCACTACCTCGCGCAGGTGCTGGATGCCACCGACGCCCACGTGGTGGCGCTCCTCAACCTCTCCCGCGACCAGTTGGACCGGGCCAGAGAGGTCGCCATGATGGCGCAGCTGTGGCGGGCGGCGCTGATCCGGCACCCCGAGCTGCGGGTCATCGCCAACGCGGACGATCCGATGGTGGTGTGGGCCGCCACCCCGCCGGCCAACCACGACCAGCGCATCACACCCCCCCAGGTGGTCTGGTTCAGCGCCGGCCAACGCTGGCACGACGACTCCTGGGTCTGCCCCGAGTGCGGCTCGACGATCGCCCGGCAGGACAACCAGTGGTGGTGCACCGGCTGCCCACTACGCCGGCCGCAGCCGCAGTGGTCCGTCGAGGACGACGGTGTGACCGACCCAACCGGCGCCTGGCACAAGGTCCAGCTCCAGCTCCCGGGCACGGTAAACCTCGGCAATGCCGCCACCGCCCTCGCCGTCGCGGCCGAATTCGGCGTACGCCCCGTCGACGCGGTACTCAAGCTCGGCTCGGTCACCTCGGTCGCCGGGCGATACGCACAGGTCGAGCGGGACGGACGGCTGATCCGGCTGCTGCTGGCGAAGAACCCGGCCAGCTGGCTGGAGGCGTTCGATATGGCCGACGAGGCACCGACACTGTTGTCCATCAACGCCCGTGACCCCGACGGGCTGGACACCTCCTGGCTCTTCGACGTCGACTTCGCCCCGCTCCGTGGCCGGCAGGTACTCATCACCGGCGACCGGGCGTTCGACCTGGCCGTCCGACTCGACGTCAACGGCGTACCGTTCCAGCACGTACGCACGTTCACCGAGGCGATCCAGGCGACCCCGCCGGGCCGCCTCGAGGTCATCGCGAACTACACCGCGTTCCAGGACATCCGAGCGGAGTTGGACCGTGTTCTCTGA
- the mraZ gene encoding division/cell wall cluster transcriptional repressor MraZ produces the protein MFLGTHTPRLDDKGRLILPAKFRDELAGGVVITKGQERCLYVFPAPEFQRIADQLRAQPMTHKAARAYSRVFFASAHDEVPDKQGRVTIPGHLRDYAALDRDLVVIGAHTRVEIWDRVAWESYLAESEDDFADIEEGVLPGL, from the coding sequence GTGTTCCTCGGCACCCACACTCCGCGTCTGGACGACAAGGGTCGGCTGATTCTCCCGGCGAAGTTTCGGGATGAGCTGGCGGGGGGTGTCGTGATCACCAAAGGGCAGGAGCGTTGCCTCTACGTCTTCCCGGCACCGGAGTTCCAGCGGATCGCGGATCAGCTGCGGGCGCAGCCGATGACGCACAAGGCGGCCCGGGCCTACAGCCGGGTCTTCTTCGCCAGTGCGCACGACGAGGTCCCCGACAAACAGGGGCGGGTGACTATTCCGGGTCACCTGCGGGATTACGCCGCACTCGACCGTGATCTGGTCGTGATCGGGGCCCACACCCGGGTGGAGATCTGGGACCGAGTCGCCTGGGAGAGCTACCTCGCGGAGAGCGAAGACGACTTCGCCGACATCGAGGAGGGGGTGCTGCCCGGTCTGTAG
- the rsmH gene encoding 16S rRNA (cytosine(1402)-N(4))-methyltransferase RsmH: MGELRGAHVPVLLERCLELLAPALGRAGRTVYVDATLGLGGHAEAVLATHPQTMLVGLDRDTEALAHARVRLARFADRVHLEHAVYDELPDVLDRLGHPVVDGILFDLGVSSLQLDAPDRGFAYAQDAPLDMRMDQTRGLTAEEVVNTYPHPDLARVLRVYGEEKFAPRIASAIVRERERDPITSSARLAELVRQTIPAPARRTGGHPAKRTFQALRIEVNRELAALETALPAALDRLTIEGRLVVLSYHSLEDRLTKVALADRVRSKGPVDLPVELPGTGPTFRLLSRGAELPGEAEVAMNPRAASVRLRAAERLDPTAEQRRRSDRERYRRRVRAMHQPGTGSAVRRPTPGDDGTGTDEEGEGHDS, encoded by the coding sequence ATGGGGGAGCTCCGGGGCGCACACGTGCCGGTGCTGCTCGAGCGGTGTCTCGAGCTGCTGGCTCCCGCGCTGGGCCGGGCGGGCCGGACCGTGTACGTCGACGCCACGTTGGGTCTGGGCGGGCACGCCGAGGCGGTGCTGGCGACGCACCCGCAGACCATGTTGGTGGGGCTCGACCGGGACACCGAGGCTCTGGCGCACGCCCGCGTGCGGCTGGCTCGGTTCGCTGACCGGGTCCACCTCGAGCACGCCGTCTACGACGAGTTGCCTGACGTGCTCGACCGGCTCGGCCACCCGGTCGTCGACGGGATTCTGTTCGACCTCGGGGTTTCCTCGTTGCAGCTCGACGCGCCCGACCGAGGGTTCGCCTACGCGCAGGACGCCCCGTTGGACATGCGGATGGACCAGACCAGGGGGTTGACCGCCGAGGAGGTGGTGAACACCTACCCGCATCCGGATCTGGCCCGGGTGCTGCGGGTCTACGGCGAGGAGAAGTTCGCGCCGCGGATAGCGTCGGCGATCGTCCGGGAGCGGGAACGGGATCCAATCACCTCGTCGGCTCGGCTGGCCGAGTTGGTGCGGCAGACGATCCCCGCGCCAGCCCGACGAACCGGTGGGCATCCGGCGAAGAGGACGTTTCAGGCGTTACGCATCGAGGTGAACAGGGAGCTGGCGGCGTTGGAGACGGCGCTTCCGGCGGCCCTCGACCGGCTCACGATCGAGGGACGCCTGGTGGTCCTGTCCTACCACTCGCTGGAGGACCGGCTCACCAAGGTCGCGCTCGCCGACCGGGTCCGCAGTAAGGGGCCGGTCGACCTGCCGGTCGAACTACCTGGGACCGGCCCGACATTCCGGCTGCTTAGCCGAGGCGCGGAGTTGCCGGGCGAGGCCGAGGTCGCGATGAACCCGCGCGCCGCCTCCGTGCGGCTGCGGGCCGCGGAGCGGCTCGATCCGACCGCGGAGCAGCGCCGGCGTTCCGATCGCGAACGGTACCGCCGGCGGGTCCGGGCGATGCACCAACCGGGGACGGGGTCGGCTGTGCGACGGCCGACCCCGGGGGACGACGGGACAGGGACGGACGAAGAGGGGGAGGGACATGACAGTTGA
- a CDS encoding peptidoglycan D,D-transpeptidase FtsI family protein, whose amino-acid sequence MPPRSEEPRRDATGSRRGPSRGDGPADPRPAEPGGGGISGARAYTPRGRTLGEQRLGDARAGRAEPRRTPRGGRSSDPFRPALQVLSGGRANAARREPPRRTSVVRTVPRRTPPPEGPSPRRRPPRPTSARPTVRRRPRPPRLADPHRRLRLGTVLVLALFAVIGIRLVVLQAVESPAYAGAGLADRMRTVVLPAPRGTIQDRYGELLAHSVEARYVYADPTQIDDPEATAQALSALLGKPAAELAEKLRGRTLPRGRQSEFEYLARGVDVGLAEQIMALDLKGINVRRDERREVPGGDLAANLIGFTSLDKIGLEGLEARYEKLLAGKDGQIRQEAALGAPIPGGFSETTEAKPGSSLKLTIDRDLQYIVQVQLAEAMAAAKGLTGAAVVLEVGTGEVLAQASYPTYDARNWRESDPADRDDVATGFVIEPGSVHKAITFGAALQEGVITPDTTLPIANAVRRGDTAFTDTRRANGQQMSLAGMMAYSSNVGTIAIADQLGPDRLIDYQQRFGLGEPTGVGLLGEASGRLLPADEWSGSSYGSVPIGHSVDATPLQMAAAYAAIANDGTYVAPRLVKEIISGTDGKHTTPEAPPTRKVLTPDTAAELRTILEAVTTVDGATGQEAAVPGYRVAGKTGTGYRLVNGRKQPGEVAAFIGMAPAEKPRYVIAVFAHTPGGGGGDVAAPMFRDMMRFTLQHYKVPPSTVAPPKFDVFPR is encoded by the coding sequence GTGCCGCCGAGATCTGAGGAGCCGCGCCGGGACGCCACGGGGTCCCGGCGCGGCCCGTCCCGCGGCGACGGTCCGGCCGATCCGCGCCCGGCCGAACCCGGGGGCGGCGGCATCTCTGGCGCCCGGGCGTACACCCCCCGCGGCCGTACCCTCGGCGAGCAGCGGCTGGGGGACGCCCGCGCGGGGCGCGCCGAGCCACGTCGAACCCCGCGCGGGGGGCGTTCCAGCGACCCGTTCCGTCCGGCACTTCAGGTGCTCAGCGGTGGCCGGGCCAACGCGGCCCGTCGGGAACCGCCGCGTCGTACCTCCGTGGTCCGCACCGTGCCCCGGCGCACACCACCCCCGGAGGGCCCGTCGCCGCGGCGTCGCCCGCCGCGCCCGACCTCGGCCCGACCGACGGTACGCCGCCGGCCGAGGCCGCCCCGCCTGGCTGACCCCCATCGTCGGCTGCGGCTCGGCACCGTGCTCGTGCTGGCCCTGTTCGCCGTTATCGGCATCCGGCTGGTCGTGCTGCAGGCGGTGGAGAGTCCGGCATACGCCGGTGCGGGGCTCGCCGATCGGATGCGTACCGTGGTTCTGCCAGCGCCCCGTGGCACGATCCAGGACCGGTACGGCGAGCTGCTGGCACACAGCGTCGAGGCGCGGTATGTGTACGCCGACCCGACCCAGATCGACGACCCGGAGGCCACCGCGCAGGCGCTCTCCGCGCTGCTCGGCAAGCCGGCGGCGGAGCTCGCCGAGAAGCTGCGGGGACGCACGCTGCCCCGGGGTAGGCAGTCGGAGTTCGAGTACCTCGCCCGGGGGGTGGACGTCGGCTTGGCCGAGCAGATCATGGCGCTCGACCTGAAGGGCATCAACGTCCGCCGGGACGAGCGACGGGAGGTCCCCGGTGGCGACCTGGCAGCCAACCTGATCGGCTTCACCAGCCTCGACAAGATCGGCCTGGAAGGGCTCGAGGCGCGCTACGAAAAGCTACTTGCCGGCAAAGACGGCCAAATTCGGCAGGAGGCGGCGCTGGGCGCGCCCATCCCGGGTGGCTTCAGCGAGACGACCGAGGCGAAGCCGGGCAGTTCGTTGAAGCTCACCATCGACCGGGACCTGCAGTACATAGTGCAGGTCCAGCTGGCCGAGGCGATGGCCGCGGCCAAGGGCTTGACCGGGGCGGCGGTCGTCCTGGAGGTGGGCACCGGCGAGGTGCTGGCCCAGGCGTCCTACCCCACCTACGACGCCCGGAACTGGCGGGAGAGCGACCCGGCCGACCGGGACGACGTGGCGACCGGTTTCGTCATCGAACCGGGATCCGTCCACAAGGCGATCACCTTCGGCGCCGCCCTCCAAGAGGGTGTCATCACCCCGGACACGACACTGCCCATCGCGAACGCCGTCCGTAGGGGCGACACCGCGTTCACCGACACCCGCAGGGCGAACGGTCAGCAGATGAGCCTGGCCGGCATGATGGCGTACTCGTCCAACGTCGGCACGATCGCCATCGCCGACCAGCTCGGCCCGGACCGGCTCATCGACTACCAGCAGCGCTTCGGGCTCGGCGAGCCGACCGGAGTCGGGTTGCTCGGCGAGGCGAGTGGACGACTACTGCCCGCCGACGAGTGGAGCGGATCATCGTACGGGTCCGTGCCGATCGGGCACAGCGTGGACGCCACCCCGTTGCAGATGGCCGCCGCGTACGCCGCCATCGCCAACGACGGCACGTACGTCGCGCCGCGCCTGGTGAAGGAGATCATCAGCGGGACGGACGGGAAGCACACGACGCCGGAGGCGCCACCGACCCGGAAGGTGCTGACTCCGGATACCGCCGCCGAACTGCGCACCATCCTCGAGGCGGTAACCACCGTCGATGGTGCGACCGGCCAGGAGGCGGCCGTGCCCGGCTACCGGGTCGCCGGCAAGACCGGCACCGGTTATCGGCTGGTCAACGGGCGTAAGCAGCCCGGAGAGGTGGCCGCGTTCATCGGGATGGCTCCGGCCGAGAAGCCCCGCTACGTGATCGCCGTGTTCGCGCACACGCCGGGCGGTGGGGGCGGCGACGTCGCCGCCCCGATGTTCCGGGACATGATGCGGTTCACCCTGCAGCACTACAAGGTGCCGCCGTCGACGGTCGCGCCACCCAAGTTCGACGTCTTTCCCCGCTGA
- a CDS encoding UDP-N-acetylmuramoyl-L-alanyl-D-glutamate--2,6-diaminopimelate ligase, producing the protein MTGIRLGDLADRLAAEPDAGAVNLRPGPSEPTVTGVTHASQEVRPGDLYAALPGARRHGAEFVPAAARAGAVAVLTDPAGASATAQAGLPMLVVPDPRAVLGDLASAVYGDPTAGLAVIGVTGTAGKTSTAYLVESGLRAAGHVTGLIGTVETRLGDLAMDSVRTTPEATDLHAMLAAARERGVTAVVMEVSSHALAMGRVGGVRFTVGGYTNFGSDHLDFHVDSADYFAAKAKLFDGRCEVEVLNHDDPALRPLYRQATVTYSAAGDRSATWWADEVGGEGYAQRFTLHGPDGLALPAGVALPGRHNVANALLAIAVLVAAGVDAKTAAAGVAACGGVPGRLELVRAPGPVRGVVDYAHKTDAIVAALAALREFGAGRRLICLLGAGGDRDRGKRPLMGIAAAEGADVVVVTDDNPRTEEPAEIRAEVLAGAYRAGTDARVLEVPGRRAAIAEAVRLAEPGDVVALLGKGHEQGQEVDGEVQPFDDRTELAAALRARFGERAGQS; encoded by the coding sequence GTGACCGGAATCCGGCTCGGTGACCTCGCCGATCGGCTCGCCGCCGAGCCCGACGCGGGCGCCGTCAACCTTCGGCCTGGTCCTTCGGAGCCGACGGTCACCGGGGTAACGCACGCCAGCCAGGAGGTCCGCCCCGGCGACCTGTACGCGGCCCTGCCCGGTGCCCGGCGACACGGCGCCGAGTTCGTTCCGGCCGCGGCCCGGGCCGGCGCGGTGGCCGTGCTGACCGATCCGGCCGGCGCGTCGGCGACGGCCCAGGCCGGTCTGCCCATGCTGGTGGTGCCGGACCCGCGGGCTGTGCTGGGCGATCTGGCCAGTGCGGTGTACGGTGACCCGACCGCGGGGCTGGCCGTGATCGGGGTGACCGGAACCGCCGGCAAGACGTCAACGGCGTACCTGGTCGAGTCCGGGTTGCGCGCGGCCGGACACGTCACCGGCCTGATCGGCACCGTCGAGACCCGCCTCGGTGACCTGGCGATGGACAGCGTCCGGACCACGCCCGAGGCGACCGACCTGCACGCCATGCTCGCCGCCGCCCGGGAGCGCGGCGTCACCGCCGTGGTCATGGAGGTGTCCAGTCACGCCCTGGCCATGGGGCGGGTCGGTGGCGTCCGGTTCACCGTCGGCGGCTACACCAACTTCGGCTCCGACCACCTCGACTTCCACGTCGACTCCGCGGACTACTTCGCCGCCAAGGCGAAGCTCTTCGACGGCCGCTGTGAGGTGGAGGTACTCAACCACGACGATCCGGCGTTGCGCCCGTTGTACAGACAGGCCACGGTGACCTACTCGGCGGCCGGCGACCGGTCCGCGACCTGGTGGGCCGACGAGGTCGGCGGCGAGGGGTACGCGCAGCGCTTCACGCTGCACGGACCGGACGGGCTGGCCCTACCCGCCGGGGTGGCCCTGCCCGGCCGGCACAACGTCGCCAACGCACTGCTTGCCATCGCCGTGCTGGTCGCCGCCGGGGTGGACGCGAAGACCGCCGCCGCCGGGGTGGCAGCCTGCGGTGGCGTCCCCGGCCGGCTGGAGCTGGTCCGGGCTCCCGGCCCGGTGCGTGGCGTCGTCGACTACGCGCACAAGACCGATGCGATCGTCGCCGCGCTGGCCGCCCTGCGGGAGTTCGGCGCTGGGCGACGGCTTATCTGCCTACTCGGCGCCGGCGGCGACCGGGACCGGGGCAAGCGGCCCCTGATGGGTATCGCCGCCGCGGAGGGAGCGGACGTCGTGGTGGTGACCGATGACAATCCACGGACCGAGGAACCCGCCGAAATCCGCGCCGAGGTGCTCGCCGGGGCGTACCGGGCCGGCACCGACGCCCGGGTCCTGGAGGTGCCCGGTCGGCGCGCGGCCATCGCGGAGGCAGTCCGGCTCGCGGAGCCCGGGGACGTGGTGGCGTTGCTAGGCAAGGGGCACGAGCAGGGGCAGGAGGTCGACGGGGAGGTGCAGCCCTTCGACGATCGCACCGAGCTGGCCGCCGCGCTGCGGGCTCGGTTCGGTGAGCGGGCAGGGCAGTCATGA
- a CDS encoding UDP-N-acetylmuramoyl-tripeptide--D-alanyl-D-alanine ligase, giving the protein MIPLRLAEVAAAVDGRLVAADPTAAVTGSVEFDSRKVGPGGLFVAFPGEQVDGHDYAEGAIRAGAVAVLGTRPVPAVPMVLVDDAQAALGRLARAVVDRLPGLTVIGLTGSSGKTSTKDLIAALTSRLGPTVAPPGSFNNELGHPYTALQAGPDTRYLVLEKGARGVGHIRYLCDVVPPQISVVLNVGVAHIGEFGSRETIALAKGELVAALPADGLAVLNADDGLVAAMATRTQARVIRYGEAAEADIRAVDVVLDERGRPSFTLVTPEGEAPVRLGLTGRHQVSNSLAAAAVARELGMPLTELAIALGEMGLVSTRRMDVFERIDSVTVIDDSYNANPASMEVALRALAGIGQRRRTVAVLGYMAELGSYEHDGHVEVGRLAAELGVDRLLVVGEAAAPIHEGATSVRDWGGESVQLTDQADAVEVLRGDLRPGDVVLVKGSRYRTWEVADALRVDAVADQAAGATGDGGPA; this is encoded by the coding sequence ATGATCCCACTGCGCCTGGCCGAGGTGGCGGCGGCGGTCGACGGCAGGCTGGTCGCCGCCGACCCGACCGCCGCAGTCACCGGTTCGGTCGAGTTCGACTCCCGCAAGGTTGGCCCGGGTGGGCTTTTCGTCGCGTTCCCCGGGGAGCAGGTGGACGGGCACGACTATGCCGAAGGGGCGATCCGGGCGGGCGCGGTGGCGGTGCTCGGCACCCGTCCGGTGCCCGCTGTGCCGATGGTGCTGGTCGACGACGCCCAGGCGGCGCTGGGCCGGCTGGCCCGAGCGGTGGTGGACCGGCTGCCCGGCCTGACCGTCATTGGCCTCACCGGCTCCTCCGGGAAGACCAGCACCAAGGATCTGATCGCCGCGCTCACCTCCCGGCTCGGGCCGACGGTCGCGCCGCCCGGGTCGTTCAACAACGAGCTGGGGCACCCGTACACGGCGCTGCAGGCCGGCCCGGACACGCGCTACCTCGTACTGGAGAAGGGCGCCCGGGGGGTGGGGCACATCCGCTACCTCTGCGACGTGGTGCCGCCACAGATTTCCGTGGTGCTCAACGTCGGGGTGGCCCACATCGGTGAGTTCGGCTCCCGGGAGACCATCGCCCTGGCAAAAGGGGAGCTGGTGGCGGCGTTGCCGGCGGACGGGCTGGCCGTACTCAATGCCGACGACGGGCTTGTCGCCGCGATGGCCACGCGAACCCAGGCGCGAGTAATCCGGTACGGCGAGGCCGCGGAGGCCGACATCCGGGCCGTCGACGTGGTGCTGGACGAGCGGGGCCGGCCGTCGTTCACGCTGGTGACGCCGGAGGGTGAGGCGCCGGTGCGGCTCGGGCTGACCGGCCGACACCAGGTGTCCAATTCACTCGCCGCTGCCGCCGTGGCCCGGGAACTGGGCATGCCGTTGACGGAACTGGCGATCGCCCTGGGAGAAATGGGACTGGTTTCGACCCGCCGGATGGACGTGTTCGAGCGCATCGACAGCGTCACCGTCATCGATGACTCGTACAACGCCAACCCCGCCTCGATGGAGGTGGCCTTGCGGGCACTGGCCGGCATCGGCCAGCGGCGGCGCACGGTGGCGGTGCTCGGCTACATGGCCGAGCTGGGATCGTACGAGCATGACGGGCACGTCGAGGTCGGCCGACTCGCGGCGGAACTCGGTGTGGACCGCCTGCTCGTGGTGGGCGAGGCGGCGGCGCCAATCCATGAGGGCGCAACATCGGTACGTGACTGGGGAGGAGAATCGGTGCAGCTCACCGATCAGGCGGACGCCGTCGAGGTGCTGCGGGGCGACCTGCGGCCAGGTGACGTCGTCCTGGTTAAGGGCTCGCGGTACCGCACCTGGGAGGTGGCGGACGCGCTTCGCGTCGACGCCGTAGCCGACCAGGCTGCGGGGGCGACCGGGGACGGTGGCCCGGCATGA
- the mraY gene encoding phospho-N-acetylmuramoyl-pentapeptide-transferase yields MRAVIVAVGVAFLVSLFCTPIAIRVFTRLKAGQPIRAEGPVMHQGKKGTPTMGGVVFILATVIAYVAGHLALTTLPDAQIAQVEPTITALVLLGLMVFSGAVGFIDDFLKVRKRHSGGLNKRGKLLGQILVGAVFGVIALYFPSTMTDAQGTLTNTETVGSTTLSFIRDIPALELTKVGAVVLFIFVVMAATNGVNLTDGLDGLATGASVMVLAAYALIAFWQYRHWCADPNYTQDYCYSVRDPLEIALIAGAAAGACVGFLWWNTSPARIFMGDTGALGLGGLIAGMAMSTRTILLLPIIGGLFVIITMSVVIQIISFRTTGKRVFRMSPLQHHFELAGWSEVNIVVRFWIIAGIGVAIALGLFYSEFLASVG; encoded by the coding sequence ATGAGGGCGGTCATCGTCGCCGTCGGGGTGGCCTTTCTGGTCTCGTTGTTCTGCACGCCGATCGCGATTCGGGTCTTCACTCGGTTGAAAGCCGGCCAGCCCATTCGGGCCGAGGGCCCGGTGATGCACCAGGGCAAGAAAGGTACGCCGACGATGGGCGGGGTGGTCTTCATCCTGGCCACCGTTATCGCGTACGTCGCCGGCCACCTGGCCCTGACCACACTGCCGGACGCGCAGATCGCCCAGGTCGAACCGACCATCACGGCGCTGGTCCTGCTGGGGCTGATGGTGTTCTCCGGCGCGGTGGGCTTCATCGACGACTTTCTGAAGGTCCGCAAGCGGCACAGCGGTGGCCTCAACAAGCGCGGTAAGTTGCTCGGCCAGATCCTGGTCGGCGCGGTGTTCGGGGTGATCGCGCTGTACTTCCCGAGCACCATGACCGATGCCCAGGGCACGCTGACCAACACCGAGACGGTCGGCAGCACGACGTTGAGCTTCATCCGGGACATCCCCGCGCTGGAGCTCACCAAGGTCGGCGCGGTCGTCCTCTTCATCTTCGTGGTGATGGCGGCCACCAACGGCGTCAACCTCACCGATGGTCTGGACGGCCTGGCCACCGGCGCATCGGTGATGGTCCTCGCGGCGTACGCGTTGATCGCTTTCTGGCAGTACCGGCACTGGTGTGCAGACCCGAACTACACCCAGGACTACTGCTACTCGGTCCGCGACCCGTTGGAGATCGCGTTGATCGCTGGCGCCGCGGCCGGCGCCTGCGTCGGGTTCCTGTGGTGGAACACGTCGCCGGCCCGGATCTTCATGGGAGACACCGGTGCGCTCGGCCTGGGTGGCCTGATCGCCGGCATGGCGATGTCGACTCGGACGATTCTGCTGCTGCCGATCATCGGCGGGCTTTTCGTCATCATCACGATGTCTGTGGTGATCCAGATCATCTCGTTCCGGACCACCGGCAAGCGGGTCTTCCGGATGTCCCCGTTGCAGCATCACTTCGAGCTCGCCGGCTGGAGTGAGGTCAACATCGTGGTGCGGTTCTGGATCATCGCTGGTATCGGTGTGGCGATTGCCTTGGGCCTGTTCTACAGCGAGTTCCTCGCCAGCGTCGGCTGA